The DNA region gggtgagtcaacatgtttttttctacttgcacgaacgcacacacacacacacacacacacacacacacacacacacacacacacacacacacacacacacacacacacacacacacacacacacacactcacagagagaaATCataaccatggacagccacatatttacactgaacaaaaatataaacacaacatgtaaagtgttggtcccatgtttcatgagctgaaataaaagatcccagaaatgttccatatgcacaaaaagattatttctttcaaatgttgcaCTCAAATAtgtttacctccctgttagtgagcatttctctttggtcaagataatccatccacctgacaggtgtggcatatcaagaagttgattaaacagcatgatcattacactggtgcaccttgttctggggacaataaaaggccactctaaaatgtgctattttgtcacacaacacaatgcaacagatgtctcaaattttgaggtaacgtacaattggcatgctgactgccgtaatgtccaccagagctgttgccagataagtGAATGTTCATTTCACTACCATAAGTCACCTCCAAAAgttttttagagaatttggcagtacgtccaaccggtctcgcaaccgcagaccacggataaccacgccagcccaggacctccacatccggcttcttcacctgcgggatcatctgagaccagacaccgggacagctgtgggtttgcacaactgaataatttctgcacaaactgtcagaaaccgtctcaagtagctcatctgcatgctcgtcatcctcaccagggtcttgacctgactgcagttcgacttcgtaaccgacttcagtaggcaaatgctcaccttcaatggccactggcacactggtgaagtgtgctcttcatggatgaatcccagtatcaactgtaccaggcagatggcagacatggTGTATGGTGTCAAgtaggcgagcggtttgctgatggtGTTGTGGACAgagtgccccccccaaaaaaaaaactctaTGTGAAGATGTCGAGGTTCATGAgacaaatggtgatcacaccagatacttacttattttttataaaagtatctgtatgcccagtcatgtgaaatccgtagattagtgccttatttctttatttcaattgaccgatttccctatatgaaccagtaaaatctttgaaattgttgcatgttgtgtttatatttttgatcagcgTAGCTTACGTcaattggactaaatagttttcggtatcttttagttgtcactgtattagattaAGCAttggtgatttgatgatgttgaaatgttgaagttgaaatggtgctggaatagtggaggcagctcctgttttctttgggacttgcggtaactctgtggttctaaatcaatagttatttagtagttgtgaaaatgtcagaaacattaacttacttgaccatgctgtaggtgtaactgtttgtaactgtttgtaactgtttgttacatgcatgtttgttacatgcaatatgctttgtggacttcactggacagtttgctctccggttttgtgatgaaataaaggtgtggttgaatttattatGCCACTGTGTCtccttattgtctcagccttaggcctatatatcacggtcgcaaggcattTGAACTAACAGGtaatagagcaaacaatgcaactATCACAACACATAATTTGtcatatggctttttttctggcttccccACGCACCGCTACTTGTTGGCCTACCAGATACATTGTAACAGTGGATGAAATCAAATGGAGCAACTCCCCGCTGTGAAGTCATTATGCAAGCGACCGCTGCAGTGATTACTGAAATGTAGCCTCTATCCGTCAGTGGCCTTAAAAGTCAACTGAAAACTCAGCAGTCAATGAAATCAATGAAACGCTGTTGGCAAACCTAACATTTCAACAAAACCGTTCGAGTGCAAGTTTGCAGTTTGCATGAAGTCAAAACTTTAAAAAGTTGTTGGGAACTTTAGGAATTTCCTGTCAATGAGAATCTATAGGCTAGAGGCTATTTTAATCAAAGGCTATGTATATGAAAAGCACACACAAAAAGAGAAAAACCTATATGGACATTCTGTCTCATTCCTGGTAGTTATGCACTGATATCATTGATAGCCTTCCCTGTTCCTTTTGAATTAGCTGGCGGTGACAACATTCGATGCATTTTATAGTAGGCATACCACCTCTGCTTGCCATGCGGTGACTGCCAGCTCTTTTGGTGAAACCGCCTTTCGTCCTAGTCAAGAGGACATGAGTTAAGCATTAAACATTTGTATTATCATATGCAAATGAAGAGTGAGTCAGTTTGCTCTTAGATTGGGAACATGGCGTCTGACGACATGAAGAGAATGCGTCATCTTGTtatgggaggagggggagatgaaggGAGAGCAAAGGAGCATTACTCCAAGCAGTGGGGCCTAAGGGCAGGGCTGCTGGGCAAGCTAATTGTCTTGTCTCATCTGCTGTACTTATCCACAACAAATCCAAATTGAGTCTCGAAAGGTGTCGTTTCCAGTTGATTAGTAAACATCTATAACATTCTGTGGATCACAATGAAAATTCACTCTGTGGGGATTTCTCTAAATCTTATTTGGGTAGTGCTTATAAATAATGCAATGTGTGTACACTGTACAGTAGAGAGGAGCACCATAAACCaaatcagtacagtacaataaatactttatttacaaaaCTTAGGCAAGTAAAACAAATAAATTGTATGAAATTGTATAGTATTTAAACAGTCTGAACATGTATGTAAAAAATATCAATGAAAGGTCCAGGAAAGGCATATACAGGAATCCCAGAGTCTTTGTCACGATATCAACTATGTTTTCCTGAGATCATTGATTATAATGTTATCTGTCAAAGCTATGAAtatggtgtaacagtataactttagaccgtcccctcgccccgacccgggcgcgaaccagggaccctctgcacacatcaacaacagtcacccacgaagcatcgttacccatcgctacAATGGCTTGATTAAAACCCTGGGTTGTAAAGAAATCCCCTCTTTCACTGTCTGCTTGATGATGTCCTTCTTGTTAGACAGGTCATACCGGGGGCACATCTCAAACACCTAAAAGAGATCACACAATGGAAGATaatgatctacacaaaaataTTTTAAGGACAATTCCACCCTTTTTCAACATcaaattcatcatctccagcaccaccccaacattaaCATATCAtatccagcaccaccccaacattaacatatctccagcaccaccccaccaTTAAcatatctccagcaccaccccaccaTTAAcatatctccagcaccaccccaccaTTAAcatatctccagcaccaccccaccaTTAACATATCAAATCCAGCACCACCCCACCATTTAACATATCATATCCAGCACCACCCCACCATTAAACATATCATTCCAGCACCACCCCACCATAACATATACTATCCAGCACCACCCCACCATTAACATATCAGAtccagcacccccacaccattaacATATCATATCCAGCACCACCCACCATTAACATATCAATCCAGCACCACCCACCATTAACATATCATATCCAGCACCACCAACCATTAACATATCATATCCAGCACCACCCCACCATTAACATATCATATCCAGCACCCCCCCAACATTAACATATCATATCCAGCCCCACCCAACGTTAACAATATCATATCAGACCACCCCAACATTAACATATCAtatccagcaccaccccaacattaaCATATCAtatccagcaccaccccaacattaacatatctccagcaccaccccaacattaacatatctccagcaccacccgAACAGCGGATTTCTGTTTTGGAGTAAAAAATGATAGAAGATAAGTGTTTCCGATGACATCATCCGGAGAGAAGGATTACATCATCTGGTGTGCAGAATGTGATTTTAAGTCAAATCTGGAAATTTGAATAACGTTGGATATATGTCCTCTTACTCTATTGTAGATTTGCTTCATTGTCACATCCGCCAGGTCTGTGTATTTCAGCAGTGTCTTCACTCTCTCGCTCAGCTGGCAGTCTGTTGGAGGCTTCCTGATCATCTTAACCAATGGCTCGTCGTCTGAGCTGTCACCAGACTCATCCACCAAGCCTGATTATCAAATTacataattaaatcaaattaGATTGCAAATTCATAAATTGTAACATAGTTTCTAAATCACAGGCCTAATCCTAATTCCTACAAAGCACGCCTGGCTCTGGCCTGGGATGGGACAAAGTCCCCTTATTTGAGATTACAAGGGGGAAATGTTAGATGGGATGTGCACTGTATTCTGACTGACACGGGGATATGTCAAGAGCTTGACATTAACTTTTTTAGCCACTTGTCCATCGGACAAGTAGGACAAAAGCTGAAGTTACTTGTCCCAAAGAAAAAAAAGGTCTGTAATGCCAACAGCCAAAAGGGTGACTGAAAATTAGTGAAGTACATAGGAGGGATCTGAAATAATTTTTTGGGCTTGCCCATTGACGATGTTATCGCCTCTAGCGGCCATTCCAATTTTATTGTATTTCTGTACAAAAAAAAGTCGAGCTCGCATGTTACGTACGCTATCCTGCCTCTCGTGGGCTCGTGAAATACTAAACGAATTGTGTGATGGGTGGGAATGTGCAGATTTCACCATTCCCTTCTCCGGCCATTGTATTGGGCAGTTTAATGTCTCAGTCCCTGGAGCAAACACGTTGTGCTATCCATGAGCATgagtacaggacatcaataagctgctcccaaacaatTTAAACCAGCGTCAGGAAATTGAGTCTATCATAGTTCCCgtgggattcaatgacattatgaagggcagctcagaacagctgaaaattgattttaaagaac from Salvelinus sp. IW2-2015 linkage group LG14, ASM291031v2, whole genome shotgun sequence includes:
- the LOC111972917 gene encoding protein DEK-like isoform X2, which gives rise to MIYRWNLTPDRCCLGRFCQFLCHQSLVDESGDSSDDEPLVKMIRKPPTDCQLSERVKTLLKYTDLADVTMKQIYNRVFEMCPRYDLSNKKDIIKQTVKEGISLQPRVLIKPL
- the LOC111972917 gene encoding protein DEK-like isoform X1, translated to MKLATCIILISLAETLVDVVITQQARNDKIVNNRFRSGHGFLQCLVDESGDSSDDEPLVKMIRKPPTDCQLSERVKTLLKYTDLADVTMKQIYNRVFEMCPRYDLSNKKDIIKQTVKEGISLQPRVLIKPL